The Mytilus edulis chromosome 4, xbMytEdul2.2, whole genome shotgun sequence nucleotide sequence ATACTTTTAAAaacttcctttttttttcttgtacaCTTGCATGTACTTTACTCTTTTATTCTATTAACCTCCCATCTGGAAGACCTCCGACACTGAGTGAGCGAAAATCTATGTTATCGATAGCAGATGACAAACAAGTTTACAACATAACTATGATCAACTATTGCGGATGTCCACGCTGTTATAACAATGATTCTATATATGGAGTCAGTTAATATTAATATTGCTAATGGGGTCATGATTTGCTCTCACCAAACATTATGGAATATGCTGATACCCATAAATATCGTATAAGGCCGCTCGAACCTCATTtaaaatttactgaccccatatacaTCGTGTTATGTCGCTCGAACCCATTCTGCAATTTACTGACCCATATATCGTATATGAGATCGCTCGAACCCCATTATAAATTTTCTGATCCCATTTATATCGTATGAGGTCGCTCGAACCCCATATGCAATTTACTGACACCATATACATCGTGTTAGGTCGCTCGAATCCATATTCAATTTACTGACCCATATATACCCTATATGAGGTCGCTCGAACCCATGTATAAATTTTCTGACCCCATTTATATCGTATGAGGTCGCTCGAACCCCATATGCAATTTACTGACTCCATATATATCGTATTTTGGTCGCTCGAACCCTAAATGCAATTTACTGATCCAATAATATCGTATTAGGTCGCTCGAACCCCATATgcaatttactgaccccatatacaTCGTGTTAGGTCGCTCGAATCCATATTCAATTTACTGACTCATATATACCCTATATGAGGTCGCTCGTATCCCAGTTTAAATTTTCTGACCCCATTTATATCATATGAGGTTGCTCGAACCCCATATgcaatttactgaccccatatatatcgtattttGGTCAATCGAACCCTAAATgtaatttactgaccccatatatatcgtattaagTCGCTCGAACACCATATGCAATTTCccgaccccatatatatcgtattaggtcgcTCGAACCCCATCTACAATTAATGGCCCCATACATATCACATTTGGTCACTAGCACAATCTGTGCTGACTAATAGTATTGTTAGTTTTGTTAGTATTCTTCATTGAGCTCTGAATATCGAAGATCATAATTCATATGATAACAAAGTTGAGTCAGTTCCTTCAACAAGCATAGTAAAACAATGGATTTTATCAGACGGTTAATAAATTCAGTCAAAATTAGGTAAAAAATGCACCGTAGTGTTAagtatgttgaaatttttatctttcagtcatcttcgctagccaagggttccGATCCACTTCCCTCTAATCCTTGGCTAGCGCAGATGTCTTTAAGTCtaaacaatgacaaaaaaatatcgaaTTCCTAAATCCAATCTCTTGTTAACATTACAAATGtcacaaattatttatcaatgaATATTTTCAGGAGCCAGTAGTTCTCATTATGCATTTTATGCGTATTTGTCACATGACTTACCAGAGCCTGGAGGGAATCGTCATTTCATTTACGACGCTGTCAAGACAAATATTGGAAACGCATATAACAACATCACAGGAACATTTACAGTCCCTCGTAATGGAATCTACTCTTTTACCTGGTCCACCCGAGTCGAGTGTTCCAAGGCACATACAACAGAGCTTGTTCTCAATACGAGAGTTCTTGGGAGTACTTATATCTGGTGTGGTTATAATACAGTGACTGGTCATGTCGTCACTTATGCTTCACAAGGCGAGGCTGTGTTTGTTCGAACCCACTCTTCGCCAGGTAAAGGGGCAATAAAGAGTAATAACTCAGGCCGGTCTGCATTTTCAGGATTTTTGATTGGGTAATTTTTTACCCTAAATTTCGATTagcgatatattttttttatacatattatatatattattcatttcaAATAAACGAATGCACACGTCGAAATATCTCTCCTGCTTTACTTATCATGATTAAATTTGTGTTGAAATTTTGTAATATAAAGTTTTACActaattttcaaaaagaattagaATTATCAATTATCATTGTAAAT carries:
- the LOC139519343 gene encoding complement C1q tumor necrosis factor-related protein 3-like encodes the protein MNILHSTVFVNLVFACANFSVTYGKLVSIQDDVLRALLVMNRSCDTGASSSHYAFYAYLSHDLPEPGGNRHFIYDAVKTNIGNAYNNITGTFTVPRNGIYSFTWSTRVECSKAHTTELVLNTRVLGSTYIWCGYNTVTGHVVTYASQGEAVFVRTHSSPGKGAIKSNNSGRSAFSGFLIG